One region of Aminobacterium colombiense DSM 12261 genomic DNA includes:
- a CDS encoding IclR family transcriptional regulator: MSEKNRVQVLQKAIAVLEDLSNRPEPVGLTEIANATKLSKTTAYRILATFVDSNILIKDPYGRYQIGPAVVKWSASYNKRSGLLEMSRDILEIMRDYSGETIHLFVFESGRAYYLEKLESPSPLLMRSKVGAELPLYSTAGGKAILSALPAGQVEIYLERTPLESRTANTITDPKELLNLLKIYKTRGYSEENQENEEGIRCVAAPIVDRNGFPLGAVSVSAPAYRFDDKQAALVGRKLAQETAKISLRINRRHLETTKEGW; encoded by the coding sequence ATGTCTGAGAAAAACAGGGTGCAGGTTCTTCAAAAAGCGATTGCCGTACTAGAAGATCTTTCTAATAGGCCTGAACCTGTCGGGTTAACAGAAATAGCGAATGCCACAAAACTTTCGAAAACAACAGCATATCGAATTCTCGCAACCTTTGTCGATAGCAATATTCTCATAAAAGATCCCTATGGGCGCTATCAAATAGGGCCAGCGGTGGTGAAGTGGTCTGCAAGCTACAATAAGCGGTCAGGACTGCTGGAAATGTCTCGTGACATCCTAGAGATTATGAGAGATTATTCAGGCGAGACGATCCATCTTTTTGTTTTCGAAAGCGGGCGAGCCTATTACTTGGAAAAACTTGAGAGTCCAAGTCCGCTGTTGATGAGATCGAAGGTGGGAGCGGAACTTCCTCTCTATAGCACTGCTGGGGGGAAAGCGATACTTTCGGCTCTTCCTGCAGGCCAAGTTGAAATCTATTTAGAAAGAACACCCCTTGAAAGTAGGACAGCGAATACGATCACCGATCCTAAAGAGTTATTGAATCTATTAAAAATATATAAAACGCGAGGGTATAGCGAAGAAAATCAGGAGAATGAAGAAGGAATTCGCTGCGTGGCTGCTCCTATTGTTGACAGAAATGGATTCCCCCTGGGAGCAGTAAGCGTTTCCGCACCAGCCTATCGTTTTGATGATAAACAGGCTGCGTTGGTGGGACGGAAACTGGCGCAGGAAACTGCAAAAATTTCCCTTCGAATCAATCGACGTCATTTAGAAACTACTAAGGAGGGATGGTAA
- a CDS encoding TRAP transporter large permease, with protein MVVLLAFLGSLLGLTILGVPIGFGIGLSALALMFVTGTFEPMVLARRMITGVDVYTLLAIPFFMLAGEIMNKAGLVNDILLFANALVGRVKGGLAYVNVVASMLFAGISGSAVADAAALGSLEIPMMEKGGYDKEFSAAITAASSVIGPIIPPSVPMIILGSIAQISIAKLFLGGAIPGILIGIALLAVSYFIARKNNYPVGDRVGFGEFLGIFRKTVWALILPVIILGGILGGIFTATEAGAVAVVYAIIVSYFLYDVRWSDYPEILKGASLNTGVVMLVCASAMALTWFLAVAQVPQLLTEVIMSITKNKLMFLLILNVLLFLVGMVIDLTPALFLLVPILLPVCRSYGIDDIHFGVIMVTNLCVGLITPPVGTVLYVTNSISKVSLISLVRSLVPMYVALFIVVMLVTYVPQIVLWLPSLM; from the coding sequence ATGGTAGTTTTGTTAGCATTTCTTGGTTCTTTGTTGGGGTTGACTATTCTTGGCGTTCCCATCGGATTTGGAATAGGCCTTTCCGCATTGGCCCTTATGTTTGTGACGGGAACTTTTGAGCCTATGGTTCTCGCTCGACGTATGATTACCGGTGTTGATGTCTATACACTTTTGGCTATCCCATTTTTCATGCTGGCCGGCGAAATAATGAACAAAGCGGGACTTGTCAACGATATTTTGCTCTTTGCCAACGCTCTCGTTGGTCGGGTAAAAGGTGGGCTTGCCTACGTTAATGTAGTTGCCAGCATGCTTTTTGCGGGAATTAGTGGTTCTGCAGTTGCTGACGCTGCCGCATTGGGCTCTCTTGAGATTCCCATGATGGAAAAAGGCGGGTATGACAAAGAATTCTCTGCGGCTATCACTGCTGCTTCTTCTGTTATTGGCCCAATTATTCCACCCAGCGTTCCCATGATCATTCTTGGGTCTATTGCTCAGATTTCTATTGCTAAGCTCTTTCTTGGCGGCGCGATTCCAGGAATTCTTATAGGAATTGCCCTTCTAGCTGTTTCTTATTTCATAGCTCGCAAAAATAATTACCCTGTGGGTGATCGAGTAGGTTTTGGAGAGTTTTTGGGGATTTTCAGAAAAACAGTTTGGGCATTAATTCTCCCCGTTATTATCTTGGGAGGCATTCTCGGCGGTATTTTTACAGCCACAGAAGCCGGAGCGGTCGCTGTTGTCTATGCTATTATTGTGTCATATTTCCTATATGATGTGAGATGGTCTGACTATCCGGAAATACTCAAAGGTGCTTCCCTTAATACAGGAGTAGTCATGTTGGTGTGCGCATCAGCTATGGCGTTGACGTGGTTTCTCGCTGTGGCCCAGGTTCCCCAGCTTCTTACCGAAGTGATTATGAGCATTACTAAAAACAAGCTCATGTTTCTTCTTATCCTGAACGTTCTGCTTTTCCTTGTGGGGATGGTAATTGACTTGACCCCAGCTCTTTTTCTTCTTGTTCCGATTCTCCTTCCTGTATGCAGAAGTTACGGGATTGACGATATACACTTTGGCGTCATTATGGTAACGAACCTTTGTGTCGGACTCATCACACCGCCGGTAGGGACAGTCCTTTATGTGACAAACTCCATATCAAAAGTGTCCCTGATATCATTGGTTCGATCTCTTGTTCCCATGTACGTAGCTCTTTTTATCGTTGTGATGCTCGTAACATATGTTCCACAAATCGTGTTGTGGCTGCCCTCTTTAATGTAA
- a CDS encoding TRAP transporter small permease: protein MKSFMNALYRYMYRLADGIAIVMLGVMVFSVFTNVIFRFFHMAFPWVDEVSRFAFVWMSFMAIASGLKIGLHPAFDVLIERTKGSTGKGLKITIALLITTFLFILLKGGIDYISRIYVQKTSILVISVAWQYSAVPFATMMMLLEMARQIARIWCSEVEEA from the coding sequence ATGAAGAGTTTTATGAATGCCCTGTATCGTTATATGTATCGTTTGGCTGACGGTATAGCGATTGTTATGCTCGGGGTTATGGTGTTTTCGGTTTTTACAAACGTTATTTTCCGTTTTTTCCATATGGCCTTTCCCTGGGTCGATGAGGTGAGCCGTTTTGCTTTTGTATGGATGTCTTTTATGGCTATCGCTTCCGGATTAAAAATTGGTCTGCACCCGGCTTTTGATGTTCTTATTGAGCGCACCAAGGGCTCGACAGGAAAGGGGTTGAAAATAACCATAGCCCTTCTGATTACGACTTTTCTGTTCATCCTTCTTAAGGGAGGAATTGATTACATCTCCAGGATATATGTGCAGAAAACATCTATTCTCGTTATTTCGGTGGCATGGCAGTATTCGGCCGTTCCCTTTGCCACAATGATGATGCTTCTTGAAATGGCTCGTCAGATAGCACGTATTTGGTGTTCTGAAGTGGAGGAAGCCTGA
- a CDS encoding TRAP transporter substrate-binding protein, which yields MKRVVRTVALTALFIVAFSSMAFAATTLKIANYFPADHPANVVLNDIFKANVESKSNGSLKVQIFPNNQLGAEQEFVEGVQLGTIEMALTGNLWENTVDLFKLLQLPYMFNSYEHADAVFNGPIGEEIYKSLEPLGVKILGAFPRGFRVISNNKKPINSFEDCKGIKMRVWQGEVIIKLMQGFGFSTVVMPMSEVFTALQQGVVHGQDNPLMTSYYSGWYDVQKYVAMTNHIFGFQYFVINQKVWDKLTAEEQTIVYDATMASIAEIDKRTREEDELVLQKTIDKGLEVTYPDLKPFIESTEPIIADYIKSCPEAAPFVEQIREIGKKFEK from the coding sequence ATGAAACGTGTTGTTCGTACAGTAGCTTTGACAGCTCTTTTTATTGTAGCTTTTTCATCCATGGCTTTTGCGGCTACGACATTGAAGATCGCAAATTATTTTCCAGCGGATCACCCCGCCAACGTTGTGCTTAATGATATTTTTAAAGCGAATGTCGAGTCTAAAAGCAATGGTTCCTTAAAGGTACAGATATTCCCAAATAACCAGCTTGGTGCCGAGCAGGAGTTCGTAGAGGGAGTGCAGTTGGGAACCATTGAAATGGCTCTTACAGGAAATCTTTGGGAAAACACCGTAGATTTGTTCAAATTGCTTCAGCTTCCCTATATGTTCAATAGCTATGAACATGCAGACGCCGTTTTTAACGGTCCTATCGGGGAAGAGATCTATAAAAGCCTTGAGCCTCTCGGCGTTAAAATTCTTGGAGCTTTCCCGAGAGGTTTCAGGGTTATTTCAAACAATAAGAAGCCCATTAACTCTTTTGAAGATTGTAAGGGCATAAAAATGCGCGTATGGCAGGGCGAAGTTATCATTAAACTAATGCAGGGATTTGGCTTCAGCACAGTTGTCATGCCCATGAGCGAAGTCTTTACAGCGTTGCAGCAGGGTGTTGTTCATGGTCAGGATAACCCCCTTATGACTTCATATTACTCTGGATGGTACGATGTTCAGAAGTATGTAGCCATGACAAATCATATTTTTGGATTCCAGTACTTTGTCATCAATCAGAAGGTATGGGATAAACTTACAGCAGAAGAACAGACCATTGTTTATGACGCAACTATGGCTTCCATTGCGGAGATTGACAAGCGGACAAGAGAAGAAGACGAACTGGTATTGCAGAAAACCATTGATAAAGGTCTTGAAGTTACCTATCCTGATCTAAAACCTTTCATTGAAAGTACAGAGCCAATTATTGCAGATTATATAAAGAGCTGCCCCGAAGCGGCCCCATTTGTTGAGCAGATCAGAGAGATTGGCAAAAAGTTTGAAAAATAA
- a CDS encoding UxaA family hydrolase, whose product MRSFQGVRLRTEDTIAVTVHELSKGDILVLDEGFSIPVNERIPAGHKVALKDIAAQEKVIKYGHPIGVALCNIRAGDWVHTHNLKTALGVDWPAEWNYVSPQVKTPFQAKSFMGYRRPTGRVGIRNELWVIPTVSCINDILRNLIPRYEAPDWIDRVRVLAHPYGCSQLGDDFEFTLQALSGLAFNGNAAGVLVVGMGCENLQISYMKDRLSHHFNVEYTVLQEESDDVEALFSRLDKLAAGGCFTREECPSSDLVVGVKCGGSDAFSSITANPLVGLFSDYLTHWGGTLLATEIPEMFGAEDTLTSRIEEEDVFIRFVKMINWFKEYYTSYHQPVYENPSPGNKEGGITTLEEKSLGAVQKTGSGLVADVLQYGECYGRSGVNIVFSPGNDPVSVTSLAASGAVLTLFTTGRGTPYSSVVPSIKIATNSSLYKRKKSWMDFNGGRLLEGEERDALLGDLIDLVFEVANGRETSNEHLNIGEIGLFKHGVIL is encoded by the coding sequence ATGAGGTCTTTTCAGGGAGTAAGGTTGAGGACAGAGGACACCATTGCTGTGACAGTTCACGAACTAAGTAAAGGTGACATTCTTGTACTGGATGAAGGTTTTTCTATTCCTGTGAATGAAAGGATCCCCGCGGGCCACAAGGTTGCGTTGAAAGATATAGCAGCTCAAGAGAAGGTTATAAAATACGGCCATCCCATAGGGGTGGCATTGTGCAATATACGGGCTGGTGACTGGGTTCATACCCATAACCTGAAAACAGCCCTCGGAGTTGATTGGCCAGCTGAATGGAATTACGTTTCTCCTCAAGTAAAAACTCCCTTTCAAGCCAAAAGCTTTATGGGATATCGCCGCCCTACCGGTCGAGTTGGTATCCGCAATGAACTTTGGGTCATTCCCACAGTAAGCTGCATTAACGATATTTTGCGAAATCTCATCCCACGATATGAAGCACCGGATTGGATAGACAGAGTACGGGTATTAGCGCATCCCTACGGTTGTTCCCAGCTAGGCGATGATTTTGAGTTTACTTTGCAAGCTCTTTCAGGTTTGGCCTTTAATGGCAATGCCGCAGGGGTGTTAGTGGTGGGGATGGGGTGTGAAAATTTGCAGATATCCTATATGAAAGACCGTCTTTCCCATCATTTTAATGTTGAATATACAGTGCTTCAAGAAGAATCCGATGATGTAGAGGCGCTTTTTTCCCGTCTTGACAAGTTAGCGGCGGGTGGTTGTTTTACGCGAGAGGAGTGCCCTTCGTCAGATTTGGTTGTTGGGGTAAAGTGCGGCGGCAGCGATGCCTTTTCAAGTATTACCGCCAACCCTCTGGTTGGTCTTTTTTCAGACTATCTGACCCATTGGGGAGGGACTCTGCTCGCTACAGAAATCCCTGAAATGTTCGGGGCGGAGGATACTCTGACCTCCCGAATTGAAGAAGAAGATGTTTTTATCCGTTTTGTGAAAATGATCAATTGGTTCAAGGAATACTACACTTCTTATCACCAGCCTGTATATGAAAACCCTTCTCCTGGAAACAAAGAGGGAGGTATTACCACTCTTGAGGAAAAATCCCTGGGTGCTGTGCAAAAAACTGGTTCCGGTTTAGTAGCGGATGTTTTGCAATATGGAGAGTGCTACGGCCGTTCAGGTGTGAATATTGTTTTCAGTCCTGGAAATGACCCCGTTTCTGTAACTTCTCTCGCGGCAAGCGGAGCTGTTTTGACCCTTTTTACCACCGGCCGGGGGACTCCCTATAGTTCAGTAGTTCCATCAATAAAAATAGCTACCAATTCGTCCCTTTACAAAAGGAAGAAAAGCTGGATGGATTTTAATGGGGGGCGTCTTTTAGAAGGTGAAGAGCGGGACGCTCTTCTTGGCGATCTCATTGATCTTGTGTTTGAAGTGGCCAATGGCCGGGAAACCTCTAATGAACATTTAAATATAGGGGAGATCGGCTTATTTAAACATGGAGTGATCTTATAA
- a CDS encoding phosphate ABC transporter substrate-binding protein — translation MKKFIAGAVLAATLAVSGTAFAAELVIKGSTTVLPIAQSAAEKYMTAHPEVAITVSGGGSGNGIKAIIDGTTDIADSSRFIKNEEVKAAVEKGTYPVPFGIAMDALIPVVHPSNPVQDLSIEQLKKIYMGEIKNWKDVGGSNKPIAIVSRDTSSGTYETWESKILHGERVDKRALIVASNGAMVQTVAKNENAVGYIGLGYLNDSVKALKVEGISGNKENALNGTFPVSRYLYMFTKGWPSGDILNFINFVLSDEGQKLVGEAGFVPIR, via the coding sequence ATGAAGAAATTTATAGCAGGAGCAGTTCTCGCTGCAACTCTCGCCGTGAGCGGAACCGCATTTGCAGCAGAGCTCGTCATCAAAGGATCCACAACAGTTCTTCCCATCGCACAATCGGCCGCTGAGAAATACATGACGGCCCATCCTGAAGTAGCCATTACAGTTTCTGGCGGCGGCAGCGGCAACGGTATTAAGGCCATTATCGACGGAACCACCGATATTGCTGATTCTTCAAGGTTCATAAAAAATGAAGAAGTGAAGGCTGCCGTAGAAAAAGGAACCTACCCTGTTCCTTTCGGTATCGCCATGGATGCCCTGATCCCTGTGGTTCACCCTTCTAACCCTGTCCAGGACCTTTCTATTGAACAGCTGAAAAAGATCTACATGGGTGAAATAAAGAACTGGAAAGATGTGGGCGGTTCAAACAAGCCCATTGCTATAGTGAGCCGTGACACAAGTTCCGGAACCTACGAAACCTGGGAAAGCAAAATTCTCCATGGTGAGCGGGTAGACAAACGGGCGCTTATTGTTGCCTCTAACGGAGCCATGGTGCAAACGGTGGCAAAAAATGAGAACGCTGTAGGTTATATAGGCCTTGGCTACCTCAATGACTCTGTAAAGGCCCTTAAAGTTGAAGGAATCTCTGGAAACAAAGAAAATGCGCTGAATGGAACTTTCCCTGTATCCCGTTACCTTTACATGTTTACAAAAGGATGGCCCTCTGGGGATATCCTCAACTTTATCAACTTCGTTCTGAGTGACGAAGGGCAAAAATTAGTTGGAGAAGCAGGCTTCGTGCCTATTCGATAA
- the pstC gene encoding phosphate ABC transporter permease subunit PstC, which produces MKKEQAPGIIIMSISSMGIFIILFILFFLIKEGLPVLKEASLLSIVTGSDWYPTETPPALGMLSLIVGSVAVTILSSLLALPISLFIAIFISEIASEKMRNILKPILELLGFLPSIILGFLGMVLIAPWLQANFTILSGLNLLNASILLGFLIIPIVGSLAEEALSAVPLELRNASYALGATRWETISKVVFPAALPGILSACLLGIMRGMGETMVVLMAAGGAAIIPVSLFDPVRPLTSTIAAEMGETPVGSPHYHALFFAGLILLIITLAINLLSSWIESKRRVRPS; this is translated from the coding sequence ATGAAAAAAGAACAAGCACCTGGCATAATCATTATGTCCATATCATCTATGGGCATTTTTATCATATTGTTTATTCTTTTTTTCTTGATTAAGGAAGGACTTCCAGTTCTGAAAGAAGCCTCTCTTTTATCAATAGTGACAGGCTCTGACTGGTATCCCACAGAAACACCTCCAGCCCTGGGCATGCTGTCCCTTATAGTGGGATCGGTAGCCGTTACAATTCTTTCGTCCTTGCTCGCCCTTCCCATAAGTCTTTTTATAGCTATTTTTATTTCTGAAATCGCCTCTGAGAAAATGCGTAATATTTTAAAGCCCATTCTGGAGCTGCTTGGATTTCTCCCGTCCATTATTCTTGGTTTTCTTGGCATGGTTCTTATCGCCCCGTGGCTTCAGGCCAATTTCACCATTCTTTCTGGCCTGAATCTGCTGAACGCGTCTATACTCTTAGGTTTTCTCATCATTCCCATTGTGGGGTCCCTTGCAGAAGAAGCCCTTTCAGCCGTTCCGTTGGAACTTCGCAACGCTTCTTATGCACTGGGCGCTACGCGGTGGGAAACCATCAGCAAAGTTGTTTTCCCGGCAGCCCTTCCCGGCATTCTCTCCGCCTGCCTTCTTGGGATAATGAGAGGGATGGGAGAAACCATGGTGGTACTTATGGCGGCAGGGGGAGCTGCCATTATTCCAGTTTCTCTTTTCGATCCGGTACGCCCACTCACATCAACCATTGCGGCCGAAATGGGAGAAACCCCCGTGGGCTCCCCCCACTATCACGCTCTCTTTTTTGCAGGGCTTATTCTTCTCATTATTACCCTGGCCATCAATCTTCTATCGAGCTGGATCGAGAGCAAAAGGAGAGTGAGACCCTCATGA
- the pstA gene encoding phosphate ABC transporter permease PstA, with product MTRRRIVDRLMTFMLWGAAALLVFLLLAIILYIFINGYEALSWSFLTEPPRDNMTRGGISTPLMGTLQLVVVSMLFSLPVGIATGLYLAEYSRKGQFTALLRLAIRSLAGVPSVVFGLFGLSLFVILLKFGSSLLSAGLTLGCLALPLIVTASEQAFLAVPQDYRAASYALGASKWQTIWKVVFPAASSTIITGGILSIGRVAGETAPIIFTGAAYFTPGVAKSVFDEVMALPYHIMVLATEGTNITLTRPIQYGTVLVLLAFVLGISAIGVIMRARLKQSGR from the coding sequence ATGACAAGACGGAGAATCGTTGATCGCCTTATGACCTTTATGCTCTGGGGAGCCGCGGCCCTCTTGGTCTTTCTGCTGCTGGCCATAATCCTCTATATTTTTATCAACGGCTATGAGGCCCTTTCATGGAGCTTCTTGACAGAACCGCCACGGGATAATATGACCCGAGGTGGAATCAGCACTCCCCTCATGGGAACCTTGCAGCTCGTTGTAGTTTCTATGCTTTTCTCCCTTCCCGTAGGCATCGCTACGGGCCTCTACCTCGCCGAATACTCCCGGAAAGGACAGTTTACCGCACTTCTTCGCCTGGCTATCCGCTCACTTGCCGGTGTTCCTTCGGTGGTCTTTGGCCTTTTTGGCCTATCTCTTTTTGTCATCCTGTTAAAGTTTGGCTCATCGCTGCTCTCAGCGGGACTGACACTGGGATGTCTGGCATTGCCCCTTATCGTAACGGCATCAGAACAAGCATTTCTTGCGGTTCCCCAGGATTATCGCGCCGCCTCCTACGCCCTTGGCGCATCAAAGTGGCAAACCATCTGGAAGGTCGTTTTTCCTGCCGCCTCCTCTACCATCATTACCGGTGGAATTCTAAGCATCGGGCGGGTTGCTGGGGAAACCGCTCCCATAATCTTTACAGGCGCCGCCTACTTTACCCCCGGAGTGGCAAAAAGTGTTTTTGATGAAGTCATGGCCCTGCCATACCATATTATGGTTCTTGCCACTGAAGGTACCAATATTACTCTCACAAGGCCCATACAATATGGAACCGTTCTGGTGCTTTTAGCTTTTGTACTCGGCATCAGCGCCATTGGTGTGATTATGCGAGCCCGCCTGAAACAGAGCGGGCGATAA
- the pstB gene encoding phosphate ABC transporter ATP-binding protein PstB: MEKSQLIVSNLNLFYGKNQVLHNINMDIFGKTVTALIGPSGCGKSSFIRCLNRMNDFIPNVKVEGDIYLEGKNIYSGATDVIALRRQVGMVFQKPNPFPMAIYDNVAYGPRLQGIKSREKLDEIVKRSLIGAALWSEVKDNLKSSGLGLSGGQQQRLCIARAIATEPEVLLMDEPTSALDPMATARIEELVRTLKERYTVIIVTHNMQQAARISDYTAFFLMGELIEYGKTPKLFTSPGDKRTEDYITGRFG, encoded by the coding sequence ATGGAAAAATCCCAGCTTATCGTTTCAAATCTGAACCTTTTCTATGGCAAAAATCAGGTGCTGCACAATATCAATATGGATATTTTCGGGAAGACCGTAACAGCTCTTATCGGCCCCTCAGGATGCGGGAAAAGCAGTTTTATCCGCTGCCTCAACCGGATGAACGACTTTATACCAAACGTCAAAGTTGAGGGGGATATTTACCTCGAGGGAAAAAACATCTACTCTGGCGCAACGGATGTCATCGCGTTACGCCGTCAGGTGGGCATGGTCTTTCAGAAACCTAACCCGTTCCCCATGGCCATTTACGATAATGTAGCCTATGGCCCTCGCCTTCAGGGCATCAAGTCTAGAGAAAAACTTGATGAAATAGTGAAACGAAGTCTCATTGGAGCCGCTCTCTGGTCGGAAGTAAAGGATAATTTGAAATCATCGGGACTTGGCCTTTCTGGAGGACAACAGCAGCGTTTATGCATTGCCAGGGCAATTGCAACAGAACCGGAAGTTTTGCTCATGGATGAGCCTACAAGCGCTCTTGACCCAATGGCAACAGCCCGTATTGAAGAACTTGTGAGAACCCTCAAAGAAAGATACACTGTAATTATCGTCACCCACAACATGCAACAGGCTGCCCGCATCTCAGACTATACGGCCTTTTTTCTTATGGGAGAACTTATAGAATATGGTAAAACACCGAAGCTCTTCACATCTCCTGGCGATAAACGGACAGAGGATTATATTACGGGTCGATTCGGTTAA
- the phoU gene encoding phosphate signaling complex protein PhoU, whose amino-acid sequence MNQINARRQIETELTELIRMAIRLGKMSEESLTRAVWALKNQNADVAREIIKRDDAIDDLASEIDMACMQFTARFQPLGEDLRTVSSLMHIAVDLERLGDYASNISKAAIEVADKELMKPLIDIPRMVEILSEMLEKSLEALESKNDALAYRVFPLDDIVDDLEKQIMRELLLLMMERPQRIEQATLLLNVARTLERAGDHITNVAERAIYIITGKTIKASAYRRPKEH is encoded by the coding sequence ATGAATCAGATTAACGCTCGAAGACAAATAGAAACAGAATTGACAGAACTTATCCGAATGGCCATACGACTTGGGAAAATGTCCGAGGAATCCCTTACCAGGGCAGTTTGGGCCCTTAAAAATCAAAATGCCGATGTGGCCCGGGAAATCATTAAAAGAGATGACGCCATAGATGATCTGGCTTCAGAGATCGATATGGCTTGCATGCAGTTTACCGCCCGTTTTCAGCCATTGGGAGAAGACTTGCGCACCGTTTCCTCCCTTATGCATATAGCCGTAGACCTCGAGCGGTTAGGGGACTACGCCAGCAATATTTCAAAAGCTGCCATAGAAGTCGCCGATAAAGAACTTATGAAGCCTCTTATAGACATTCCACGCATGGTAGAGATCCTTTCTGAAATGCTTGAAAAATCCCTAGAGGCTCTTGAAAGTAAAAATGATGCCTTGGCTTACAGGGTCTTTCCCCTTGATGACATTGTGGATGACCTTGAAAAACAGATTATGCGAGAACTTCTGCTTCTTATGATGGAACGTCCCCAAAGAATAGAACAGGCTACTCTCCTCCTCAACGTAGCGAGAACCCTGGAACGGGCTGGAGACCATATTACAAACGTGGCAGAACGAGCCATCTACATTATCACCGGCAAAACTATAAAGGCTTCGGCCTACAGACGACCGAAGGAGCATTGA
- a CDS encoding response regulator transcription factor: protein MSGDRILIVDDEKGIQDIVSQALKRRGYETICASDGDSALDLAFAAHPDLIILDLMLPRMDGWEVCRRLKSNKETALIPIIMLTARRDEMDVVEGLELGADDYMKKPFSLAELVARVGVLLRRTRMTEETRQITNGDLVMDIENQWVMLRGNSLDLSPTEFRLLELLAHRFGRTVSRDELLGRIWNLYGGDTRTVDVHISRLRKKLDDNKHPALLIQTLRGRGYRITWEDKP, encoded by the coding sequence GTGAGCGGCGATCGAATTCTTATTGTAGATGATGAAAAGGGAATACAGGATATTGTCTCACAGGCGCTGAAAAGACGGGGATACGAAACAATATGCGCCAGCGATGGAGACTCTGCTCTTGATCTTGCCTTCGCCGCCCATCCAGATCTTATTATCCTCGACCTTATGCTCCCCCGTATGGATGGCTGGGAAGTCTGCCGCCGTCTAAAAAGCAACAAAGAGACAGCCCTGATCCCCATTATTATGCTCACCGCCCGCCGGGATGAGATGGATGTAGTAGAGGGGCTGGAACTTGGCGCGGATGATTATATGAAAAAACCTTTTTCCCTGGCAGAACTTGTAGCCCGCGTGGGCGTATTGCTGCGCCGAACCAGAATGACAGAAGAGACAAGGCAGATCACTAACGGCGATCTTGTTATGGACATCGAAAACCAATGGGTCATGCTGCGAGGCAACAGCCTCGATCTCAGCCCCACTGAATTTCGTCTTCTTGAACTTCTCGCCCACCGCTTCGGACGAACTGTAAGCAGAGACGAGCTGCTGGGAAGAATCTGGAACCTCTATGGAGGGGACACTCGCACTGTGGATGTGCATATTTCACGGCTTCGAAAAAAACTGGACGACAATAAACACCCGGCGCTCCTCATTCAGACGCTCCGGGGCAGAGGGTACAGGATCACATGGGAGGATAAACCATGA